In Ruminiclostridium josui JCM 17888, the genomic window ATAAAAGCATTTTTCATTCAGGTGAAATATCAATAAACTATGAAAAAATGATGGTTACAAAAGGCGAAGTATCAATTAAACTGACTGCGACAGAATACAAGTTGCTGACACTTCTTACTCAAAACAGCGGGCAGGTACTTACCAGAGATATTATTCTCCAGAGACTTTGGGACACAGATGAAGCTTTTGTTGATGAAAATGCTGTAAGTGTTAACATGAGAAGGCTTCGTCAAAAAATTGAGGATGACCCTAAAAATCCGAAATATATAAAAACCGTTTTCGGCATAGGCTATACCTGGGGAGAGGAGTCCTGTAGGTGATGAATGGTATAAAAAAAAGAGAAGCCGTTTTGATCGCAGCAATTTATTGTATTTGTATTGCTTTTATGACATACCAACTATTGGTTGCAAAAAATAATCAAGCAGTGATATTCTGTATTATGTTTACGGTACTGTTAACTGCCTTGATTACAGCACTTATATTATTGATTCACAGATACATGCAAAGTGTATTGGTACAGCTTTCCGAGATGGTAGCATCACTTATAGACATGAGGGAAGCAGAAGTAGTTTCGGTGCTTAACGATGATTTATTGTCAAAGTTACAATCACAGGTGCTTAAGCTTTTAAGAATACTAAAATCACAAAACATAAAGCTTAGGAATGAAAAGAATGAAATAAAATCCTTGATTTCAGACATATCTCATCAGTTAAAGACCTCCCTTGCAAATCTTAAAATATATGTATCATTCATAATGGACGAAGATATTGATCCATTAATGAGAACGGAATACCTGAAAAATATTGATAATCAATTAGATAAGCTCAATTGGCTGATGGAAAGCATGATAAAAATGACCAGGCTTGAAAGTGGTATTATTCAGTTGAATCGTGAAGAAAGTAGTTTGAATGATATGCTGATGACATCCTTAAAGCAGATATACCAAAAAGCAATAAAGAAGAATATAGAAATAGTGTTCATTCCTTTAGAAAGAGATACTAGGTTGTCGATTGACCAAAGATGGACGGCTGAGGCTATAACCAATATTTTGGACAATTCAGTCAAATATACACAGGAATCGGGAAAAATAAAAATTCAGGTACATAAATACGAGCTGTTTATCAGAATTGATATAGAAGATAATGGTGTAGGGTTTAATGAAAATGAAGTTAATGATATATTCAAGCGTTTTTACCGAGGAAAAAACTCCAATGGGATAGATGGTGTTGGAATAGGCCTTTATCTATCAAGAGAAATAATCTCAATGCAGGACGGATATATAAAAGCAAAGTCCGTATCAGGAAAGGGAAGTATGTTTTCGGTTTTTTTACCTCTTCAAAGCTATTAAAATTATGCACCCGGGGATACCAATCTTAAAATTAGTATCCTCGGGTGCATAATAGTGTCTGGCTGAATTAAATATTGAATAGGATATCAGCGTAGGTTGGTATAGGCCATATATTTGAATCTACTATACGCTCCAGCTCATCAGCAACCTTTCTTAAGGCTTCCATTCTTGCAAAAACGTCATTTCTATAGAACATAGCTTGCTCAAAAGTATCTTCAAAAGAATGCTGAGCCTTGCTTAGACTATTTTCTAATAGAGAAATTTCCTTTTTAAATTGTGAAACAAAGGAAGCTGTTTCATTGAGCAATTCTGTATTAGCACTTAAATCTGCTTCAATTCCGCAGTTCTTAATTTCATTTATAGATTTTGCAATTTCAGTTTCAAATTTGATGCAAGCTGGAAGAAGCTGTCTTTTTGCCATTTCAAGCATGGTCATAGCTTCTATATTAATTGTTTTGATATATTTCTCAAGTGAGATTTCATATCTTGAATGCATTTCAACTCTGGAGAAGACATTGTGCTTTTCCATAACAGCCATATTCTTTTCCTTCAACAGGCAAGCAATTGCTTCCACATAACTTTTAATGTTTGGAAGGCCTCTTTTTTCAGCTTCTTTTACCCATTCATCGGAATAGCCGTTACCATTAAATATTACTCTTCCATTTTCTTTTACTACATCTTTAATAATATTGTTTACTTCTTTTGAGAAATCCTTTGCCTTTTCAAGTCTGTCAGCAAACTCTTCAAGAACGTGTGCAACTATTGTATTCAAGAAAAAGTTAGGTGATGCAATGGATGCAGAAGAACCAACCATTCTGAATTCAAATTTATTGCCGGTAAAGGCAAAAGGTGATGTTCTGTTTCTGTCAGTAGTGTCTTTTCTAAGTGCTGGAAGTGTCTTAACACCAACCTTGAGCTTTTCAATGCCATTTGTTTCAATATCTTCTCCAGATACAATCTGATCAAGTATTTTTGTAAGATCATCACCAAGGAAAATGGAAATTATAGCAGGTGGGGCTTCGTTTGCACCTAGCCTGTGGTCATTTCCTGGGTTGGAAGCAGATAACCTTAAAAGATCGGCATATTCGTCTACAGCTTTTATAACGGCACATAAGAAAATCAGGAATTGTGCATTTTCATGTGGGGTTTTACCCGGGTCAAAAAGGTTCTGACCATCGTTTGTTGTAAGTGACCAGTTATTATGTTTACCGGAACCGTTAACTCCTGCAAAGGGCTTTTCATGCAACAGACATACCAAACCATGTCTTAGGGCAACTGTTTTCAAAAGTTCCATAACAAGCTGATTATGGTCAGTGGCAATATTAGCAGTTGTAAAAATAGGAGCAAGCTCATGCTGCGCAGGAGCAACTTCATTATGCTCTGTTTTTGCTGAAATACCAAGCTTCCATAATTCATGGTCAAGATCTTTCATAAAAGCTGAAACTCTTGGCTTTATACTGCCGTAGTAATGATCATCCATTTCCTGTCCCTTTGGAGCTTTGGAGCCAAAAAGAGTACGTCCTGTGAAAATCAAATCTTTCCTTTTATCGTACATTTTCTTATCAATAAGGAAATATTCCTGCTCAGGGCCAACGGTTGGAGTAACCCTAGTAACATTTTCATTACCGAAAAGCTTGAGCAGCCTTACTGCATTTTTTGAAAGGCATTCCATAGATCTTAAGAGAGGCGTTTTTTTATCAAGTGTTTCACCTGTATATGAGCAGAATGCTGTTGGGATATACAACGTATTGTTCTTAATAAATGCAGGTGAAGTACAGTCCCAAGCGGTGTAGCCTCGTGCCTCAAAAGTGGCTCTTAAACCTCCAGAAGGGAAAGATGAGCCATCTGCTTCACCTTTAATCAACTCTTTGCCGGAGAATTCCAATATTACTTTTCCATCATCAGTAGGATTAATGAAGGAATCATGTTTTTCCGCTGTAATGCCAGTCATTGGCTGAAACCAGTGTGTATAGTGGGTAGCACCTTTTTCGATTGCCCAATCCTTCATTGAACTGGCAACTACTTCAGCTATTTCAAAATCTAACGGAAGACCTTCATCAATAGTTTTTTTCAATGCCTTGTATGTAGCTTTAGGCAACCGTTCTCTCATTACGGTATCATTGTATACATTTGAACCGAATATTTGGCTTATCAGACTCATAAATCACCTCATAAAATATTTTTAAGGCATCCGGCTGTATTCTGGATACCAATAATTATTAATATTACCTAATAAAGATACAATTTTTCAGTACTAATTGCAAGCATAAAATGGACTGGCGTCTTTTCTGAAGCTAAATATTTATAAAATTCTTTAAAAACCACTATATTTTCTCCTTACAAAGGTAAAAATTGCAATATCCTTAAAATTCTATTTCAAAAAAATGAATATTTATTCGTGAATTTTAGAGGTAATTTAGGGAAATTGAAAAAGAAAGCTGTTGCTATGATATAATACAATTAACACACTGTTTTATGGGCTTATTGTAGACATAATATTTATAACGGGCATAGGTAGGTGGCACATTTGATAGATATACTGACAAATCCAATTAATATTATAATAATTCTACCTGTTTTAATAACTCTGATAAGTTCTCTTGTAACTAGATATAATCGCGAAAGAGTTATTAAAAGTTTTTATTCAATAATAAACAGTGTAGAGCTAATTTCAGGCTTATTAATTGCCTTGTTATTAACAAGGGGAATTCTATTTGACAATGGCAATAAGTTTTTTGTATTTATCCGTAACCATATGCCTGAAAATATCAAAGCAAGTTTGGAAGCAAATAATATATATACATATTTATGTGTCGCTTTTGTTGTGCTATTGATTGTTGTGCTGATAATTAAGCTGATTATGTATCCTTTGTATAAGCATGTATTTGGAGCTATGGCTCAAGGAATATACAAGGTTATGAGCTCAATGAGTTCTGTGACGCGAAGAATAATTTCATTTGTCTGCAGTATACCAAAGGCAGCGGTTTCATTAATATGTATCTGCTTTGTACTGTATTTTTTTTCGTACTATTTTACAGTACCCGGTTTATCGCTGTGGATAGATGATTCGGTAGTGCTTCAGGGAGTTTATAAAACGGCTCTGAAGCCGGTAGTTGAATCTGAAATTGCTAAGAAAATACCGGTAATAATTAATGATCGTTTTGTAAGCCCTACAATGAATGGGCAGGAAGTTAAATTAGCCGAAAATATCAGAGATACTCTTGATAATTATAATATAAAAGTTATTCAATACTTTAACGGAGTAACCCTTGATGATGCGGTAAAATCAAATGATGAAATAGATAAACTGGCTCTTGAATTAACAAAGGGAAAGACCGGGGAGTATGAGAAAGCAAAGGCTATCTACAAATGGATAACTAAAAATATAAAATATGATTACCCAAAAGCAAAACAGATTGCTATTAAGACAGAAGGAACTAAATCAGGCTCTATAATATGTTATGAAACAAGGAAAGGAATTTGCTTTGACTACTCAAGCCTCTTTATTTCAATGTGCAGAGCAAACGGTATAAAGGTAAGGCTGGTTACGGGACTCGGCTATAGTGGACTAGCTTGGGGAGATCATGCATGGAATCAGTTCTACGATAGCAATGAGAAAAAATGGATAAATGTAGATTGTACCTTTGGTGTTACCGGAAACTACTTTAACTCTCCAAAATTCAATTTGGATCACAAAGGAGATCGAGTACAAGAAGAGTGGTAAATAATCAAGATAACACCTTTTTTAGAATTTTTCCTCCCTTATATTCTATGTTTTCATGGGTATAATTTTCATAGTAGTGACTATGTGAGTTTGCCATGCTGAGTCTTCCACCAATTTTATGTTTGTGTCCGTGGGTAGTTTTTATCGGTAACCCTGTTATTCCTGAATATATATGGCAATGCCCGTTAAAGGAAGATGTTCCAAAATATATATGGAAATGGAATAGCCCTATACCAAACATATATTCAGTATGTCCCGTAAGTCTGTGAGAGTGCTTTTCACTAGTTAAACTATTAAATTTGTAAAAATGATAGTGATTAACCATAAGCTTTCTCCCTTTAGCTATTATTCCCTTTATTATTGTGCATTAGTGTATAATAATTTATTATAAAAAATAATGGAATTAATAAAGCAGTTTACCATATATGTTATAATACTTTTAGTTAGTAAATTGGTAAACCTAATAAGGAAGGATTAAATTAAATGATGGAATCAATAGTTGCCATTATATTACTTATAGCTAACATACCTGTTTATAAGAAAATATTGCGATGTATATTTCGTGATAGAGAGGATATTAATGATGCAATAAAATATTCATTTACCCCAGATTTATTTTCACTTTTTAAAGGGAATTATTGGAAAGACAAGATGGGCGAAGCCAAAATTTCAGCATTTGTATTTTGCTGTGTTGCTGTTGTTGTAATTGAATTTTTAATAATAAAATGGATAATAGGCATTTTTGCATAAGAATAAATCAAAACAATTAATAAACGGAGTTTACATAGTATGAAAGAGATTTTAACTAAAAGAGAACTTGAGAATAGAGTTAAGCGGCTGTGTGTCAAAGCTACAGAAAAATATCCGGACTGGGATACAATAATAATATTAGGGCGTGTTAATCAGTATTATTTTACGGGAACTATGCAAGACGGAATACTTATAATTAAAAATGGCGGGAAATTAATGTATTTTGCCAGAAGAAGCTATGAACGTGCAAAAATAGAGTCACCTTTATCCGATTGCATATATCCTATGGGAAAATACTCTGATGCTGCAGAGGTTTGTGGTAAGTTGTTCGGAAATACACTTTTAGAAACTGATATTGCAACTATTGAAGTACTTGAAAGACTTAAGAATCAATTTGAGATAGATAGGATTTACCCTATAAAAAAGATATTGTCTGAGGTAAGAGCAATTAAAAGTCAGTATGAACTTGATGCTATAAGAGAGGCTGGAAAACGACACAAACACCTGCTTGAGGAAGTTGTACCAAGTATTTTAAGAGAAGGAATGAGCGAGGTAGAATTATCGGCAGAGTTGTTTGAAAAAATGCTAAAACTTGGACATCAGGGTGTTTCGCGGTTCAATAGCTATCAGACTGAAATGATAATAGGACAAATTGCTTTTGGAGTAAATTCTCTGTATCCTACTAATTTTGACGGTCCCGGAGGCATGAAAGGTTTAAGCCCAGCAGTACCATTGTTTGGAAGTAGCAAAACTCTTCTAAAAAAAGGTGATTTGGTTTTTATTGATGTAGGTTTCTGTATTGAAGGATATCATAGTGACAAAACACAGGTTTATATGTTTGGTGGGAAGCCTTCAGATGAAGTACAAAAAATACACAGGCAATGTGTTGAGATACAAAAGAAGACTGCGGCTCTTCTAAAACCCGGCAATATACCATCTGAAATATACAGCAGTATAATAGGTGGTCTTGACTCTTCGTTTTTAGAAAACTTTATGGGTTTTGGAGATAGAGTTGCTAGATTTTTGGGTCATGGAGTTGGTCTTCATGTAGATGAACTTCCTGTAATAGCAAAAGGCTTTGACAATCCAATAAAAGAGAATATGGTTTTTGCCATTGAACCCAAAAAAGGTGTACCACAAGTTGGAATGGTAGGCGGCGAGGACACATATATCGTTACGCCTGATGGAAGTGAGAGCATTACAGGAGGAGAAAGGGATATTATATCAGTATAGGAATGGATAGATTATAGCTTTATTGCCTAATCAAGAAAGACAGGTTATCATATTTTTAATTTTCAAAAATAAACATATATAGAGTATAGAGCTTGAAAGCACTTTTTAAAGAGAAAATCTATATATGGGAGTGTTTGATGATGAAAATAAGATTGTTATTGGTAAAGGCAAAAAAAATACCCAAAAAAGTTGCAATTGCGATAATGTTTATACTGATATGTACAATATTTGTTACAATAGGTTATACGACTGATTCGATTGGAGTTTTTAACTCAGCAAAGCACCTTCCAATTTACAGTGTTGAAACAGATAAAAATGCTGTATCAATTACATTTGATTGTGCATGGGGTGCAGATGACATATCTCAAATACTTGATACCCTTAAAAGCGAGAATGTAAAAGCAACATTTTTTATGGTTGGTCAGTGGGCTGAAAAGTTTCCTGATGCAGTTAAACTTATAGCAAATGACGGTCATGATATTGCCAACCACGGGTATTCGCACTTGCGTATGAGTACAATCAGTAAGGAGAAGTGCAAAAGCGAAATAGAGCTATGCAATAAAAAGCTTGAAGAAATATCAGGAGAAAAAATAAATCTTTTCAGGCCTCCATACGGAGATTACAATAATACGGTTATTGATACTTGTAATGAAATGGGATGTTACCCCATTCAATGGAATGTTGACAGTCTTGATTGGCGTAAGGAAATGAGCAGGCAGGATATATTGGACAGAATTCTCAAGAGAACCAAACCTGGAGCAATACTGCTTTTCCATAACGATACCAAGTATACTGCGCAGCTTCTCCCTGAGATTATAAAAGGGCTTAAATCTCAGGGACTAGAATTCTTACCTGTATCCCAGCTAATAATGAAAGAGAATTATTACATAGATGAACAGGGTAGACAGCATAAGAATAAGTAATCGTTACATAAGAAGAGAACTTTTCAGATTTAGTGCTAATTTTAAGACGGATATTGAATTTCTTCTGTTACTAATTCAATAATGTTATTTTTGATAATAATTATTTTTATACCTTTTTGTTGATTTAAGTATAATTATTACTTATAATGTAAAATAATGTTTTAATTGCAATTATATACATTAAGGATTTAGTTAACAGGAGGGTAAAATGATAGAAGTAATTAAGAAAGTCAAATTTGCAGCATTAGCTTTATTTGTTGTAGCAGGATTACTATTCATGTCAAATACCGTATATGCAGGGAGCACATTGACCTCTGATGACGGGTTATGGAATTTTACTGAGGCTGGCGAAATAGGTAACTATTTGGGTAGTGAGAGTGTAGTAACAATACCTGAGCAGCTTACATCAAATGGCGTCACATATAATATCACAAAGATACCTTGGAATGCATTAAGCTGGAATCAAAATATTACTCAGATTAACATAGGCAAAAATATTACATCTATAGCTAATGCTCCATTTGTAGATATGACAAGCCTAAAAGATATAAAGGTAAGTTCTGAAAATGCAGATTACTGTGACATAAACGGCATTTTATATAACAAGGCAAAAACAAAATTGATGAGATTTCCTCAGATGAATTCCACTGAGGTTTTGGAATTACCGGATACATATGTAGAGAGTAATATCAATGCTTTGGA contains:
- a CDS encoding sensor histidine kinase, translating into MNGIKKREAVLIAAIYCICIAFMTYQLLVAKNNQAVIFCIMFTVLLTALITALILLIHRYMQSVLVQLSEMVASLIDMREAEVVSVLNDDLLSKLQSQVLKLLRILKSQNIKLRNEKNEIKSLISDISHQLKTSLANLKIYVSFIMDEDIDPLMRTEYLKNIDNQLDKLNWLMESMIKMTRLESGIIQLNREESSLNDMLMTSLKQIYQKAIKKNIEIVFIPLERDTRLSIDQRWTAEAITNILDNSVKYTQESGKIKIQVHKYELFIRIDIEDNGVGFNENEVNDIFKRFYRGKNSNGIDGVGIGLYLSREIISMQDGYIKAKSVSGKGSMFSVFLPLQSY
- a CDS encoding glutamine synthetase III, producing the protein MSLISQIFGSNVYNDTVMRERLPKATYKALKKTIDEGLPLDFEIAEVVASSMKDWAIEKGATHYTHWFQPMTGITAEKHDSFINPTDDGKVILEFSGKELIKGEADGSSFPSGGLRATFEARGYTAWDCTSPAFIKNNTLYIPTAFCSYTGETLDKKTPLLRSMECLSKNAVRLLKLFGNENVTRVTPTVGPEQEYFLIDKKMYDKRKDLIFTGRTLFGSKAPKGQEMDDHYYGSIKPRVSAFMKDLDHELWKLGISAKTEHNEVAPAQHELAPIFTTANIATDHNQLVMELLKTVALRHGLVCLLHEKPFAGVNGSGKHNNWSLTTNDGQNLFDPGKTPHENAQFLIFLCAVIKAVDEYADLLRLSASNPGNDHRLGANEAPPAIISIFLGDDLTKILDQIVSGEDIETNGIEKLKVGVKTLPALRKDTTDRNRTSPFAFTGNKFEFRMVGSSASIASPNFFLNTIVAHVLEEFADRLEKAKDFSKEVNNIIKDVVKENGRVIFNGNGYSDEWVKEAEKRGLPNIKSYVEAIACLLKEKNMAVMEKHNVFSRVEMHSRYEISLEKYIKTINIEAMTMLEMAKRQLLPACIKFETEIAKSINEIKNCGIEADLSANTELLNETASFVSQFKKEISLLENSLSKAQHSFEDTFEQAMFYRNDVFARMEALRKVADELERIVDSNIWPIPTYADILFNI
- a CDS encoding transglutaminase-like domain-containing protein, whose amino-acid sequence is MAHLIDILTNPINIIIILPVLITLISSLVTRYNRERVIKSFYSIINSVELISGLLIALLLTRGILFDNGNKFFVFIRNHMPENIKASLEANNIYTYLCVAFVVLLIVVLIIKLIMYPLYKHVFGAMAQGIYKVMSSMSSVTRRIISFVCSIPKAAVSLICICFVLYFFSYYFTVPGLSLWIDDSVVLQGVYKTALKPVVESEIAKKIPVIINDRFVSPTMNGQEVKLAENIRDTLDNYNIKVIQYFNGVTLDDAVKSNDEIDKLALELTKGKTGEYEKAKAIYKWITKNIKYDYPKAKQIAIKTEGTKSGSIICYETRKGICFDYSSLFISMCRANGIKVRLVTGLGYSGLAWGDHAWNQFYDSNEKKWINVDCTFGVTGNYFNSPKFNLDHKGDRVQEEW
- a CDS encoding YmaF family protein, which translates into the protein MVNHYHFYKFNSLTSEKHSHRLTGHTEYMFGIGLFHFHIYFGTSSFNGHCHIYSGITGLPIKTTHGHKHKIGGRLSMANSHSHYYENYTHENIEYKGGKILKKVLS
- a CDS encoding M24 family metallopeptidase, whose protein sequence is MKEILTKRELENRVKRLCVKATEKYPDWDTIIILGRVNQYYFTGTMQDGILIIKNGGKLMYFARRSYERAKIESPLSDCIYPMGKYSDAAEVCGKLFGNTLLETDIATIEVLERLKNQFEIDRIYPIKKILSEVRAIKSQYELDAIREAGKRHKHLLEEVVPSILREGMSEVELSAELFEKMLKLGHQGVSRFNSYQTEMIIGQIAFGVNSLYPTNFDGPGGMKGLSPAVPLFGSSKTLLKKGDLVFIDVGFCIEGYHSDKTQVYMFGGKPSDEVQKIHRQCVEIQKKTAALLKPGNIPSEIYSSIIGGLDSSFLENFMGFGDRVARFLGHGVGLHVDELPVIAKGFDNPIKENMVFAIEPKKGVPQVGMVGGEDTYIVTPDGSESITGGERDIISV
- a CDS encoding polysaccharide deacetylase family protein gives rise to the protein MKIRLLLVKAKKIPKKVAIAIMFILICTIFVTIGYTTDSIGVFNSAKHLPIYSVETDKNAVSITFDCAWGADDISQILDTLKSENVKATFFMVGQWAEKFPDAVKLIANDGHDIANHGYSHLRMSTISKEKCKSEIELCNKKLEEISGEKINLFRPPYGDYNNTVIDTCNEMGCYPIQWNVDSLDWRKEMSRQDILDRILKRTKPGAILLFHNDTKYTAQLLPEIIKGLKSQGLEFLPVSQLIMKENYYIDEQGRQHKNK
- a CDS encoding leucine-rich repeat protein — encoded protein: MIEVIKKVKFAALALFVVAGLLFMSNTVYAGSTLTSDDGLWNFTEAGEIGNYLGSESVVTIPEQLTSNGVTYNITKIPWNALSWNQNITQINIGKNITSIANAPFVDMTSLKDIKVSSENADYCDINGILYNKAKTKLMRFPQMNSTEVLELPDTYVESNINALEKCSNVYKLIIPASYTGKASNVGEALSYKSFPNLGACEEKSVKSAFYDKIKLS